A single genomic interval of Apis cerana isolate GH-2021 linkage group LG2, AcerK_1.0, whole genome shotgun sequence harbors:
- the LOC107992899 gene encoding serine/threonine-protein kinase minibrain, with product MEYGSGGGGGGGGRGGVQPPSAGARGMAGTDTTDAAWHKHEQMILMESRHKQQLSGRTGAGGGGGGGGGAPLYGRLVAEEPLPPTVCGGTGTGGGTGGIPQETPADIHAMQARIPHRFRDPATAPLRKLSVDLIKTYKHINEVYYAKKKRRAQQMQGEDGSHKKERKLYNDGWDDDNHDYIIKNGEKFLDRYEIDSLIGKGSFGQVVKAFDHEEQTQVAIKIIKNKKPFLNQAQIEVRLLEMMNRADTDNKYYIVKLKRHFMWRNHLCLVFELLSYNLYDLLRNTNFRGVSLNLTRKFAQQLCTALLFLSTPELNIIHCDLKPENILLCNPKRSAIKIVDFGSSCQLGQRIYQYIQSRFYRSPEVLLGIPYDLAIDMWSLGCILVEMHTGEPLFSGANEVDQMNKIVEVLGMPPKHILDQAHKARKYFDKVPTDGSYVLKKSKDGKKYKPPGTRRLHDILGVESGGPGGRRIGEPGHSISDYLKFKDLILRMLDFDPKTRVTPYYALQHNFFKRTADEGTNTNIAAANSANTSPAVVSMSQDHGLVTMSGQGSNNNGNPMQISSLPGGYQPMECDSSPRHLGNRRVITTNYPSTSTTGVSASGPMSMQSVDSSLIQSSLGSYNSLILPGISHLPAMMTSPMIQQQNFYNYGYSTTDAHGIVRQPSTVSTGKQRDPEREDSPMVGVCVQQSPVAIH from the exons GTGGAGGTGGTGGTGGAGGCGGTGGTGCACCTCTTTACGGTCGTTTAGTAGCTGAGGAGCCATTACCTCCCACAGTATGTGGGGGTACCGGTACCGGTGGCGGTACTGGTGGGATCCCACAAGAAACCCCCGCGGATATACACGCCATGCAAGCTAGGATACCCCATAGGTTTCGTGATCCAGCTACAGCACCTCTTAGGAAACTTAGTGTAGATCTCATCAAAACTTACAAGCACATCAACGAG gttTATTATgctaagaaaaaaaggagggcgCAACAAATGCAAGGAGAAGATGGTTcccataaaaaagaaagaaaattgtacaaCGATGGTTGGGATGATGATAATcatgattatattatcaagAATGGGGAAAAGTTCCTCGATCGTTATGAGATCGATTCGCTAATAg gtaAAGGCAGTTTTGGCCAAGTAGTAAAAGCGTTTGATCATGAAGAACAAACGCAAGtggcaataaaaattatcaagaacAAAAAACCTTTTCTAAATCAAGCGCAAATCGAAGTGAGGCTATTGGAAATGATGAACAGGGCGGATACCgacaacaaatattatatag ttAAACTAAAAAGGCATTTTATGTGGCGAAATCATTTATGTCTGGTATTCGAACTGTTATCATATAATCTGTACGATCTACttagaaatacaaattttcgagGAGTGTCATTGAACTTAACAAGGAAGTTTGCACAGCAACTGTGTACTGCCCTTTTGTTCCTGTCTACACCGGAATTGAACATCATTCACTGTGATCTGAAACCTGAAAACATACTTTTGTGCAATCCCAAACGAAGTGCGATAAAAATAGTAGATTTTGGTAGTTCGTGTCAACTTGGACAAAGa ATATATCAGTATATTCAATCCAGGTTTTATCGATCCCCTGAAGTCTTATTAGGAATACCTTATGACCTTGCGATAGACATGTGGAGTCTAGGATGTATTTTAGTTGAAATGCATACGGGAGAACCTCTATTCAGTGGGGCCAACgag gtcgatcaaatgaataaaatcgTAGAAGTATTAGGAATGCCACCGAAACATATATTGGACCAAGCGCACAAGGCGCGGAAATACTTTGACAAAGTCCCCACGGATGGCTCGTATGTGCTGAAAAAGTCAAAAGATGGTAAAAAGTACAAACCTCCTGGTACGAGACGCTTACATGATATCTTAGGTGTCGAAAGCGGAGGCCCTGGTGGTAGAAGGATAGGCGAACCTGGTCATTCAATTTCTGATTACCTCAAATTTAAAGACTTGATTCTGCGAATGCTGGATTTTGATCCGAAAACAAGAGTGACGCCGTATTATGCACTTCAGCACAATTTCTTTAAGCGAACAGCCGATGAGGGGACCAACACGAATATTGCTGCTGCCAATAGTGCTAACACGAGCCCGGCAGTAGTATCGATGAGCCAAGATCATG GACTGGTAACCATGTCAGGACAGGGAAGCAACAACAATGGCAATCCGATGCAAATATCAAGTCTCCCTGGTGGCTATCAGCCTATGGAGTGCGATTCATCGCCTCGTCATTTAGGGAATCGACGTGTCATAACAACAAACTATCCGTCAACTTCGACCACTGGGGTGTCTGCATCCGGGCCGATGTCCATGCAATCTGTAGACAGTTCTCTGATACAAAGCTCTCTTGGATCGTATAATAGCCTAATTCTCCCTGGTATATCCCATCTGCCTGCGATGATGACCTCACCAATGATTCAGCAGCAGAACTTTTACAATTATGGTTATTCAACGACTGATGCGCACGGAATAGTCAGACAACCATCGACAGTCTCAACCGGTAAACAAAGAGATCCGGAAAGAGAAGATAGTCCTATGGTTGGAGTATGCGTCCAGCAGAGTCCAGTTGCTATTCactga